A region from the Caldicellulosiruptor naganoensis genome encodes:
- a CDS encoding FTR1 family protein, giving the protein MVIFSLASFSKDKSLTLFYGIGLGIFAAVLLGYFVFKLSNRINIRLFFIATTLILVIVSSEVLKDLVEEILKEGLKTQNDVIPTALSFGYILIFLVLMIRSNIISKQKTE; this is encoded by the coding sequence GGCTTCATTTTCCAAGGATAAATCCTTAACTTTATTCTACGGGATTGGTCTGGGGATATTTGCAGCTGTACTTTTGGGCTACTTTGTGTTTAAGCTTTCTAATAGAATTAATATAAGACTCTTTTTCATTGCCACAACATTAATTTTGGTGATTGTTTCGTCTGAGGTTTTAAAAGACTTGGTTGAAGAGATTCTTAAAGAAGGGTTAAAAACTCAGAATGATGTTATTCCTACTGCTTTGAGCTTTGGATATATTTTGATATTCTTAGTCCTGATGATAAGGTCAAATATCATTTCAAAGCAGAAAACAGAATAA
- a CDS encoding phosphodiester glycosidase family protein, with protein sequence MKRFLSFVSCATILSLVLSAFAKPYTEILRFKTTQQIAPRTYYEKYELLTDEGFVDINCIKLDLIDGGFDFDVLRASVANTGDFVYNMVYNQIDKNPVAAINANFFYTNTKTDYNKIWPIGISVSGGKILSSPNSKQNTFPAFVSTNSNEILFDYINGLSYKLVNVDSGYEFKIAHINKFTGDLTYPILFTGDYVRKTIGNKYKGIVELIIKDGIIKDIREEAPAVALDKDEYLLAATGNYAKNLKANFKVGDKVSLKIDLSIPLEKIKAAASGNTFLIKDGKIPTFTHEILGRHPRSAIGIDKIGRYLYLVAVDGRNGKSIGLSQGELARFLQSIGVWTAINLDGGYSTQLIAKDNDGNLKAFYNTGETRKVFDSIAAFYKYRDDKISTFYIDCPDKVFAGEEYPIKVYAKDRFYNTITYDAVYLKVYQDAYEIDIKDGLFMPYKDGVVTISCVYEDVYQKAFAQKRISVYKPEILTTSKKLLYLLPGESAKLRFYIKDKLGHFKEIDPRKVQAEENPAFEFKDGTFIAKSNFRGFVTFTYKDLKCSIPVGIGETLQLLRSFDYLALSWPKGVSMFLSSKNKTQGKYSNKIYFSVSSTKGKSFKLNFKTPVDLTNISKISFDICANNVKVYLGFKMLNGTQKEVEIPQIKSDNFKSYSLNVESYKTLVYILIIPQKTQGYIWIDNLKGNVVNLPPVENINQYVAKFDEKLSKTSVIFLTKSFENLPSEIKKKIESNIGSYLKCYSLEKDNPPYEKNEKFNIVFLRTKSGSILDFSFYQWIRIKNLSAEKKPLIVVLDIPFESLRQREKDILIRLLKSRKAPSMIICTTSDYTRVERYDTLYIGYASSNNLLAKSNAKSVNLACDVEKGYIYLARGH encoded by the coding sequence ATGAAAAGGTTTTTAAGCTTTGTCTCATGTGCGACAATTTTGTCTCTCGTTCTATCAGCATTTGCAAAGCCGTACACAGAAATCTTGAGATTTAAAACAACACAGCAGATTGCTCCTCGCACGTACTATGAAAAGTATGAACTTTTGACAGATGAGGGATTTGTGGATATAAACTGCATAAAGCTTGACCTTATAGATGGCGGGTTTGACTTTGACGTGCTGAGAGCCAGCGTTGCAAACACCGGTGATTTTGTCTATAATATGGTCTACAACCAAATCGACAAAAACCCTGTTGCTGCAATAAACGCAAACTTCTTTTACACAAACACCAAGACAGACTACAATAAAATCTGGCCAATTGGAATTTCTGTGTCAGGTGGCAAGATTCTGTCTTCGCCAAATAGCAAGCAAAATACCTTCCCGGCCTTTGTGTCCACAAACTCGAATGAAATTCTTTTTGACTATATAAATGGTCTTTCATACAAGCTTGTAAATGTGGATTCTGGCTATGAATTCAAGATTGCACATATAAACAAGTTCACAGGCGATTTGACATACCCTATTTTGTTCACAGGCGACTATGTTCGAAAAACCATCGGAAACAAATACAAGGGAATTGTGGAACTCATCATAAAAGATGGCATCATCAAAGATATCAGAGAAGAAGCTCCAGCTGTGGCCTTAGATAAAGATGAATATCTTTTGGCTGCAACAGGAAACTATGCAAAAAACCTGAAAGCAAACTTCAAAGTGGGCGACAAAGTAAGTCTAAAGATAGACCTTTCCATTCCACTTGAGAAAATAAAAGCTGCGGCATCTGGTAATACCTTCTTGATAAAAGACGGCAAAATACCAACTTTTACTCATGAGATTCTAGGGAGGCATCCGCGCTCTGCTATTGGCATTGACAAAATTGGTCGATACCTCTATCTTGTTGCGGTTGATGGGCGAAATGGGAAGAGTATCGGTCTTTCACAGGGTGAGCTTGCAAGGTTCTTGCAGTCAATTGGCGTGTGGACAGCCATAAACCTTGATGGTGGGTATTCTACACAGCTTATTGCAAAGGACAATGATGGAAACCTCAAAGCCTTTTACAACACAGGTGAGACCAGAAAAGTCTTTGATTCAATAGCAGCTTTTTACAAATACAGAGATGATAAAATTTCCACATTTTATATAGACTGTCCTGACAAGGTCTTTGCAGGCGAAGAGTATCCTATAAAGGTATATGCAAAGGACAGATTTTACAACACAATCACATATGATGCTGTGTATTTGAAGGTGTACCAGGATGCTTATGAGATAGACATAAAAGATGGTTTATTTATGCCTTACAAAGACGGTGTTGTTACAATATCTTGTGTGTATGAAGATGTGTACCAGAAAGCTTTTGCACAAAAAAGGATTTCGGTGTACAAGCCAGAGATTTTGACCACAAGCAAAAAGCTGCTTTATCTTTTGCCCGGTGAGTCTGCCAAGCTAAGGTTTTATATAAAAGATAAGCTTGGCCACTTTAAAGAGATAGACCCAAGAAAAGTTCAAGCAGAAGAAAATCCTGCTTTTGAGTTCAAAGATGGGACTTTCATAGCAAAATCTAACTTCCGAGGCTTTGTAACATTTACTTACAAAGATTTAAAATGCAGTATACCCGTTGGAATAGGTGAGACTTTACAGCTTCTTAGGTCGTTTGATTACCTTGCCTTGAGCTGGCCAAAAGGTGTTTCGATGTTTCTTTCATCTAAGAACAAGACACAGGGAAAATATTCAAACAAGATATACTTCAGCGTCTCATCAACAAAAGGCAAAAGCTTTAAGCTCAATTTTAAAACTCCTGTTGACCTTACAAATATAAGCAAAATTTCATTTGACATTTGCGCAAATAATGTCAAAGTCTACCTTGGCTTTAAAATGCTAAATGGCACGCAAAAAGAGGTTGAAATACCTCAGATCAAAAGCGACAATTTCAAAAGCTATTCCTTGAATGTAGAGAGTTACAAAACTTTAGTGTATATTTTGATCATCCCCCAAAAAACACAAGGTTATATCTGGATTGACAATCTGAAAGGTAACGTTGTAAATTTACCTCCTGTTGAAAATATAAACCAGTATGTTGCAAAGTTTGATGAGAAGCTTTCAAAGACATCTGTTATCTTTCTGACAAAGAGTTTTGAAAATCTGCCAAGTGAGATCAAGAAAAAAATAGAATCAAACATTGGCAGCTATTTGAAATGCTACAGTCTTGAAAAGGACAATCCACCATACGAAAAGAATGAAAAGTTCAATATAGTATTTTTAAGAACCAAAAGCGGTTCAATTTTGGACTTTTCGTTCTATCAGTGGATCAGGATTAAAAATCTATCAGCTGAGAAAAAACCGCTGATTGTTGTTTTGGACATTCCCTTTGAAAGCCTCAGACAACGTGAAAAGGATATACTCATAAGGCTTTTAAAATCAAGAAAAGCACCTTCAATGATCATCTGCACCACAAGTGACTACACCCGTGTAGAAAGATACGATACTCTTTACATCGGCTATGCATCATCAAATAATCTGCTTGCAAAATCAAATGCAAAAAGTGTAAACCTCGCATGTGATGTTGAGAAAGGCTACATTTACCTTGCAAGAGGGCATTAA
- a CDS encoding tRNA 2-thiocytidine biosynthesis TtcA family protein encodes MQHIFSRVRKAVEDFEMIEDGDKVAVGVSAGKDSLTMLYTLSFMRRFYPKKFDVVAITIDMGFEGMDFLPIKEFCDKIDVEFHLVPSQIKQIVFDIRKEENPCSLCANLRRGILNSTAKSLGCNKVALGHHLDDVVETFFLSLFFEGRIYCFSPKTYLDRTQVTIIRPMIYLKEHDLRSAAKKLDLPVITNPCPANGKTNRQRMKEFVKSLKQFHPATKDLVFNAIKRNIWGLKD; translated from the coding sequence ATGCAGCATATCTTTAGCAGAGTCAGAAAAGCGGTAGAAGATTTTGAGATGATAGAAGATGGCGATAAAGTTGCGGTTGGTGTGTCTGCCGGAAAAGATAGCCTTACCATGCTCTACACTTTGAGCTTTATGAGAAGATTTTACCCCAAAAAGTTTGATGTTGTTGCTATCACAATCGACATGGGATTTGAAGGAATGGATTTTTTGCCAATCAAAGAATTTTGTGATAAAATAGATGTTGAATTTCATCTTGTGCCATCGCAAATAAAACAGATTGTGTTTGACATCAGAAAGGAAGAAAACCCTTGCTCGCTTTGTGCAAACCTTCGCCGTGGAATACTTAACTCCACTGCAAAAAGTCTTGGTTGTAACAAGGTTGCGCTCGGACATCACTTAGATGACGTGGTTGAAACATTTTTCCTGAGCCTATTTTTTGAAGGAAGAATATACTGTTTTTCGCCAAAGACATACCTTGACAGAACCCAGGTAACAATAATTCGACCCATGATTTATTTGAAAGAGCATGACTTGAGATCTGCTGCAAAAAAGCTCGATCTTCCTGTAATAACAAACCCATGCCCTGCAAATGGAAAAACTAACAGGCAAAGAATGAAAGAGTTTGTAAAAAGCTTAAAACAATTTCACCCTGCAACCAAAGATTTGGTCTTCAATGCTATAAAGAGAAACATATGGGGGTTGAAAGACTAA
- a CDS encoding tetratricopeptide repeat protein: MRKSRKWLIIGLIGLILVYFGFRFFSNRYIIVDDKVIMNTLSIDDTHDVITSMQDRGEYNNAAALAKWIVKNAKTSDEKINGYYRLVEIAYQIDNPMMEEYYADLALKSIDNKTSRLKRKMAYYAKAIAVVERSWELGEIERMGEAVSWLEKSLMINDSTNPRDMWYFNILTYYSLAAIYLEAYGNHKKALEYIEKFLELYKEDNENKFLNRYIELLSYSGDCYYELGMKDKLREVYGIWKKNYPKYKDYFKNYKFQLKMLEFLNKLIDGKYKEAEEIMKKEDPEYLGIYYYRKVGDIEKGKKALIGFGKSNIQLYPFPFFQRWVKEFKLSEEEKKELEVMWKRWVEENRKKCMTTNVLRSDKEIAKRGWK, encoded by the coding sequence ATGAGGAAAAGCAGGAAGTGGCTGATAATTGGATTGATAGGTTTAATACTGGTTTATTTTGGTTTTAGATTTTTTTCAAACAGATATATCATTGTAGATGACAAAGTTATAATGAACACTTTGTCAATAGATGATACACATGATGTAATAACAAGCATGCAAGATAGAGGGGAGTATAATAACGCTGCAGCTCTTGCCAAATGGATTGTTAAAAATGCTAAAACTTCTGATGAGAAAATAAACGGTTATTATCGACTTGTGGAGATAGCTTACCAGATTGATAATCCGATGATGGAGGAGTATTATGCAGACCTTGCTTTGAAGAGTATAGATAATAAAACATCAAGGTTAAAGAGAAAAATGGCATATTATGCAAAAGCTATTGCTGTTGTTGAGAGGAGTTGGGAACTTGGGGAAATAGAAAGAATGGGGGAAGCTGTCAGCTGGTTAGAAAAATCCTTAATGATAAATGACTCTACGAATCCGAGAGACATGTGGTATTTTAATATCCTAACATACTATAGTCTTGCAGCGATATATTTAGAGGCATATGGAAATCATAAGAAAGCACTTGAATACATAGAAAAGTTCTTGGAACTTTATAAGGAAGATAATGAAAATAAATTTTTAAACAGATATATTGAGCTATTATCATATTCAGGGGATTGCTATTATGAATTAGGTATGAAGGATAAATTAAGAGAAGTATACGGCATCTGGAAAAAGAATTATCCAAAATACAAAGATTATTTTAAAAATTATAAGTTTCAATTAAAAATGTTAGAATTTCTTAACAAACTAATTGATGGCAAATATAAAGAGGCAGAAGAGATTATGAAGAAAGAAGATCCAGAGTATTTAGGGATTTACTATTATCGAAAGGTAGGAGATATTGAAAAAGGCAAGAAAGCGTTGATAGGTTTTGGGAAGAGTAATATACAACTTTATCCATTTCCATTTTTTCAGAGGTGGGTAAAAGAATTTAAACTAAGTGAGGAAGAGAAGAAAGAACTTGAGGTTATGTGGAAAAGATGGGTTGAGGAAAACAGAAAGAAGTGTATGACTACAAATGTACTTAGAAGTGATAAAGAGATAGCAAAGAGGGGTTGGAAATAA
- a CDS encoding Ig-like domain-containing protein, translating into MKEIIRKVIIVICFLSIISGFQFVLSAQTKTKIVKIDNLNIIVKVGDSFTLPSKVKATLSDKKVVYVPVKWTPNRVSTQNVGRFVFKGKVQNYKKDVILTLNVRYWTLDELKKEKNKVVVLKGYNKEGKVFTYCGILLSPDGKILTTYTAIDYLQKAEVYIGNQRYEVEKVIDYDVSKDIAILKLKGAKNLPYVKIGDSTKVKPGDRVVVISTSAIYTNVFVSEYDKDNGVFVLGGEAIKKDDTGMAAFNFRGEVIGIGFTGYYNENPNKKYLMVIPSEKIKSLKGNKNLSLSQLFRREHVIEGKDFYYEGEIKDGMRHGYGYCKWSNGDEYIGDWKNDTMDGYGEYYSANGDVYKGDFKNGMFDGRGTCTFANGDKYEGEWKNDKINGKGTYIWANGDKYEGEWKNGVKEGYGIYTWADGDRYEGEWKNDKMNGTGTMYKATGEVIKGIWKDGELIQKLEDNF; encoded by the coding sequence ATGAAGGAAATAATTAGAAAAGTAATTATTGTTATTTGTTTTCTGAGCATTATATCAGGTTTTCAGTTTGTTTTATCAGCTCAAACCAAAACTAAAATTGTGAAAATTGATAATTTAAACATTATAGTAAAAGTTGGAGACAGTTTTACCTTGCCAAGCAAAGTCAAGGCTACCCTTTCTGACAAGAAAGTAGTTTATGTTCCTGTAAAATGGACTCCTAATAGAGTATCTACTCAAAATGTAGGCAGATTTGTATTTAAAGGCAAGGTTCAAAATTATAAGAAAGATGTTATATTAACACTCAATGTAAGGTATTGGACCTTAGATGAGCTCAAGAAAGAAAAGAACAAGGTTGTTGTTTTAAAAGGTTATAACAAAGAAGGTAAGGTTTTTACATATTGTGGTATTTTGCTATCACCTGATGGGAAGATATTAACAACTTATACTGCTATCGATTATCTTCAGAAAGCGGAAGTATATATTGGAAATCAGAGATATGAAGTTGAAAAGGTTATAGACTATGATGTTTCAAAGGATATAGCGATTTTAAAATTGAAAGGGGCTAAGAATCTGCCATATGTAAAAATAGGCGACTCAACTAAGGTCAAACCAGGTGATAGAGTGGTAGTAATTAGCACATCAGCTATTTATACAAATGTGTTTGTTTCTGAATATGATAAAGATAACGGGGTATTTGTTCTTGGTGGAGAGGCTATTAAGAAGGACGATACAGGGATGGCAGCTTTTAATTTCAGGGGCGAGGTTATTGGTATTGGATTTACAGGGTATTATAATGAGAATCCTAATAAGAAATATTTGATGGTGATTCCTTCTGAGAAAATAAAATCTCTTAAAGGTAATAAGAATTTAAGTTTATCACAGCTTTTTAGACGGGAACATGTAATAGAGGGAAAAGATTTTTATTACGAAGGTGAGATAAAGGACGGTATGAGACATGGCTATGGCTACTGCAAGTGGAGCAATGGAGATGAGTATATAGGTGATTGGAAAAATGATACAATGGATGGATATGGAGAATATTACAGCGCAAATGGAGATGTTTATAAAGGCGATTTCAAAAATGGCATGTTTGATGGCAGAGGGACGTGCACTTTTGCAAACGGAGATAAGTATGAGGGAGAATGGAAGAATGACAAGATAAATGGGAAAGGCACATATATATGGGCAAATGGTGATAAGTACGAAGGTGAGTGGAAAAACGGAGTCAAAGAGGGATATGGAATATACACATGGGCTGATGGGGATAGATATGAAGGTGAGTGGAAAAACGATAAAATGAATGGAACTGGGACAATGTATAAAGCAACAGGTGAGGTAATTAAGGGTATTTGGAAAGATGGTGAATTGATCCAAAAATTAGAGGATAATTTTTAA